From the genome of Rhinoderma darwinii isolate aRhiDar2 chromosome 1, aRhiDar2.hap1, whole genome shotgun sequence:
gttgggaggaAAGTCATTTGCTGGAATAACTGTTCTGTCTTGTAGGTGAGAAAGGAGATCCCCAATCTCATTAGTGATGATGAGATTGGCGCTCGGAACAGGACCACCACTAGGATGTCTTTTGCTGATGCTTTTGCTGCTGCTTGGGAGTATCATTCTGTCTTGTAGTGACTTTGTGCTGCACCTGGAAACTTTACAGGAAATTTGGGATGGTGAGACAATTCATTGACATATAATCACATGTGTAACAAATATTGTAATgataatgtaaaaagaaaaacacattttcacatttgaatacaattttggtgttttatatactagtccttatcaatgaattagaatatcatcaaaaagttaatttatttcagtaattcaattaaaaaagtgaaactcatatatattatatagattcattacacacagaatgatccatttccagcatttccttttaatgttgaagattatggctaaccgttaatgaaaacccaaaatttagcgtcttagaaaatttgaatattatataaacccaatttaaaaaatgatttttaatgcgGTAATGTTTTCCTACTGAaacatatgtacagtatatgccctcagtacttggttggggctccttttgcatgaattactgcatcaatgcggagtggcatggggcgatcagcctgtggcactgctgaggtgttatcaatgcggcgtggcatggaggcgatcagcctgtggcactgctgaggtgttatcaatgcggcgtggcatggggcgatcagcctgtggcactgctgaggtgttatggaagcccaggttgctttgatagcggccttcagctcgtctgcactgTTGGGtctggtctctcatcttcctcttgacaatacctcatagattctctatagtgtttaggtcaggtgagtttgctggccaatcaagcgcagtgatactgtggttattaaaccaggtattggtacttttggcagtgtgggcaggtgccaagtcctgctggaaaatgaaatcagcatctccataaagcttgtcagcagagggaaacatgaagtgctcgaaaatttcctaatagacggctgcgttgactctggacttgatataacacagtggcccAACActtttgctcagtggtccaaagtcctgttttcagatgaaagtacattttgcatttcatttggaaatcaaggtcccagagtctgaaggaagagtggagaggcatcaatccaggttacttgtggtccagtgtgaagtttccacagccagtgatggtttggggagccatgtcatctgctggtgttgatccactgtgttatatcactcctcaacattaaaaggaaaaaatgctggaaatagatcactctatgtgtaatgaatctatataatataatgagtttcactttttgaattgaattactgaaataaataaactttttgatgatattgtaattcattgagaaggactagtataggtACAATCtacataagttatatatctttgtaaacatattgcactgaccttgagttacagcctgtattatagtctaGAGCTGCATGTATAATTCTCCTGGTAGCCATTGGAAAAAGTCCACAAGTTTTTTCACAGGCACATCGCTAACATTATTTCTGAGGTCTTATAagtgtatattcacacgcagcagatttgttgcataaattctgtgactgtcccattcatctaaATAAAGCTTGCAGAAACTCATGTGCTTGCTCCCAAAATAACctcatttagatgaatggaactgaattcacttgaataggacattagtgcaataccttgcatgGCCGCTATAAATGTAACGGTGCATGCAGGTACGAACATAAAGAAGAACCATGTAAACCATAAAGATACTgtggcgctcgtacgagcgccgtGGCAcctttaaacagctgatcggcggcggTGCCGacagtctgacccccaccgatctaatattgatggcctatccttaggataggccatgacATTTTATAACCAGAATAACCGCTTTAACATTCTACTTTTTACATTATTAACACCATTATTTAGGTTGGGCATGTATCATCCTGCCTTAGCCACATTTCTGTTACTAGCATTACTAAACCACAAAAGTTTGCTTTGGAAGCCTCAAATATTCCTGCAACCTATTCTCAGCTCTTTAGATCACTTTTAGGATAGATTCACACTTATTGTTTATGagcgttttgtttgtttttttgctgcagttttttttgttgTGGGTGCTTAGGTGCAGCTTCCAGATGTTAGTTGAAAGTCTATAGTTAAAATATGAAAATTTCTACATACACAACATTTTGgtttatgccattttagtggcatttgtggggtcagtggtgtttttatcAAAACTCAGCATGCTGAAAATatggcattttttcaggcatttttctgcATAAGCTTCTTAATAGAATGTCAAACACCTGGAAAAACGATTGTACAAAATGAGACCAAttaaaaacaccactaaaaacacattaaattattttataaaaacggTTTAGATTTCAGGCCTTGTTTACATACGTTTTAAGACAAAACAAAAAGACCCTGTGTGAAGGAGGCGTTACTCCTGTTTACACGTGGCTTGGACTACTCCCCTTGGGAAATTGACATGGGCCAAAACTTGTTGCTTACATCTTGTACATGTCCAAAGAGTACTGGAAGAATGTAAAGGTGTTGTCTATCTTCTGCCACATAATTTATTACAGAGACAGCCAACTATTTCCTAATGTATTTTGGGCCATATTTATCCATGCAATTACGGCAgtactccattgaaaaaaatggCGCTCAAGCGTACTGCCATACTTATCAAGCCCTATACACTTTTTATGAGATCTATCCCTACACACTGAATATATAGGGTGTGTATACTTAGAATCCCTATTAATGATACTGACCGTTTATGGAGCTTCTGTCTGTTTTTCAGGGCATCGGCTATTCACACATGTGCTCTGTGCCACGGACAATCTTCTGCTGGTATTATCATTGGTTCTTTTCCCTCTTCTGTTCTGGAGGATGGAGGAACGTCTTGGTACCTTATACTTTCTGCAGTTGTCCTGTGTTTGCACACTGTGCTCTGCCATTCTTTACCTTCTGCTATCCCTCCTTCTGCCTCTGACAGCTGTCCCTGCTTCTGGATACCTTGCCACCCAATTGGCATTATTGGTAGCGAAGCACAAAGCGGTCACATGGAGACTTGGGAAGATGTCTTTTATGTTGCCATATGGAATCCTAATAATGACTCCGCTACTTTTTCCGGATTCTTCTCTTCTATTCCATATCTGTGGAATAATCAGTGGACTGGCCAGTATCCTTTCAAGTGAAATTCATAAGGACAAGCAATGGAATATTATATATAATCCCATGCATTTAAAGAAGGCAGAGATTAAATGCGGTACTAAGTATATCATAAGGTAGCCAGATGTTAACAGTGGCCAGTTTGGAATAGCTGCAATGCTCTGACAATTTTTTACTCTTAACCATCAAATTGCCCCCAAATTAATTGGGATGATTATTGTCTAATGCCAGTAGTTCCCCCCATTTTGAGTATATAGACCTGTCCAGTCCTGCTTTTTCATGACTTGCTTTGGTACATATGCATATATTTACAGCTCAGCTGTATAGCCATGAGCTCCGTTGTGCAATCTGAAGTCTCAAAAGATGTTATTCTTCTAAACATTATGGAATGCACTAGTAGCCTCCTTGGGCCCAGCTATGATCACAAAGATGGATCTCTAGGATATAGAGTGCAAAAATATCACTCTTATATGCAAAGATATTTGTATACTTGTAAGTGGAAtcggagaaaaaaaatgaaatccaaGATTCGTGACAGGTTGATTTTAGTGCCAAGCCAATAGAGCAGCCTGATTCTGCAGGCAAATGTGAGGGCCAGATGCAATGAAAATGAATGTGGCAGAATTGCTAGCACTCCATTATAAGAAAAAACATACATAAGCTGCAGTATATTCCAACATAAGTTATTCAATTCTGCTATTTAAATACTTGGGGTAGCTGGAAATAGCGAGACGGTATACAGTAGACTTATTTTTTGGGGGTAGTATTAGCTTTTAATGTATACAAATAAACTGGGTTTGTTTAAGATTTCCCTTACAGTTCGCCTGCAGCTCGTGCTGGATTGCTCCGTCACCTTGAGCTGCCAGTTTCAAGAAGAGAGGCACTGGATAGCATGCACCTCTGCAACTGCTTGACATATTTTAACCTGGCACGGTTTATCCCAACTCAAGAAGAAAGTTCTTTATTATATGAGGTTAATTCCAGAGCAGAAGAGCGGTAGGTGACACATACACATACTTCACAGCTATTCATTACAAACGATAATACACAATACGATTTCCTGTTTTGATCTGGTAATATTCTTTCTCTTTCTTAGACTTCCGTTCACTTATACAGATGCATATGACGTTCTCTCTACTGATTTGCCCATAGGAGGAGTAACTATGCATACTTCAAATGTTACCAATGTTAGAGAGACTTCTGTCTGGTTGGGAAACCGAGTATCTTTGGAAGAGGAGATGTTTGAAGCAGGTATTCTGGCTTCTATGAGGGAATATGAAGAACAGGAAAAGCTGAAGCAGCAGCCGACCCTGAACAAATCCAGTGTGTCGGCACTTAGGTGAGATACACTAGATCTAATAAACACATTTTCTAGCCTCTCAGGCTTCCTAGTAGACGTAGAAAACTCTAAAGCCTTATTGCTGAAAGGCCCAGCATGGACGCAAGACTTTTCCTCTAAGTGGGCGCCAAGGCCATCACGTTCTTAAAGGTGGTGAGCCCAagaagtcaggggcgtaactaccgctaaagcagccgtagcggctgctacggggcccgcagcatgagggggcccgtaccACCCGCCGGCAcagccccccccatggccggaggctccgctagcagccgctatagctgctacagcgcgacgccactgaagaggTTGTTCCTACAAACGACTGGCATCCCCTATCCATGGGATAGGGGttaaatgtgtgatcgctgggacgcccagcgataaggagaacgggggaccgaaagtcccccaaagttctccatgacaaacctcggacttccgggggctgtctgcagctccatagaaatgacttgcgcatcggtcgcgcttgtgcgcatgcgtgaccagcgctcctttcatttttattgaactgcgcagacgctggaagtctgaggtttgtcatggagaacttggggggacttttggtccctcgttctccttatcgctgccagcgatcacacatgtatcccctatcctgtggatgggggatatatctcttttgtaggacaaactgtaggccggttttttttttttgtgggggctatatggtgttatctacagcgggggggggggctatatggcgttatctacagcggggggtctgtatggcgttctctacaggggggatttggggctgtaagacgttatctacagggggctgtgtatggtgctatctataggggggcgctgtgtggtggaatctatagggaggcactatctacaagggggggttgtgtgatacccagcggagggggggccccagtcaaaagtttgctatggggtccagtctttcctagttacgcccctgcaagaAGTGATGTTAAATTATGTCTAAATGTATGAAGGAAGGGAAGAAGGGAAAGGTATGTGATCTAATactaataattaacttttattgatatacatTAAAATAGACAATTAAACTAAAAGTCCAATGGTGCAacaaggtatgtgtgagtgacccccaaactcacatacctgtgGGCCATGTATAGTGTGGTATAATATACTTATGAATTGTGGTAAGTCTTGCTATCAATAGTGTTTAAATGAGGAACACATAAGCTTATGCTTCCAGAATGGCAAGCATGTAGTCTAAGACTGTGGCAATGCAAGATTGAGGGCAGTGGTAGCCAATTGCACTACCATGCAGCAGCACTGCAACACAGTGTGAACATGAACTTGCTGATTACGCCCTCACGCTGAGGTCTCTGTGGACCAGAGAGATAGCGTGTGACGAAGCCTATAGCTACAATGCTGTCAATTGTATAACAAGATCATCGCTATACTGAAtgacagagggctgtatggtggtAGAATTGATTTTATTATAAGCAATACAGTATGTGAGGGTGTTAGGCAACAAGTTGGAGTGGTTGAAGCTACTCGTGTCATATAACACACCTGTAGGGCATGGCAGTGAATGAGTCAGGGCAATTAGCCTGCCGCACCATCACACAGAACTGCCACGGCACAGTGTGAACAGTTGCAGGCAGCTGGATTCTCACGCCACCGTCCCTGGGACCAGAGCAGCAGCGTAGAGAACAGCCGGGGTTACCTAACTGTGGTCGCGCTCAGCATCAGCTGAGAGGCGGTATCACAACGCTGTGCCGGAGTGTGACTCAACTGTAAGTGGAGTCAAACTCAGTGTGTGCACTGTTTCTCAGAGCGGAGCGGTGCTTCCAGCTCTGAGAAATCAGAAGGCCCCGCAGGATAAGCTGTCCTGCAAGACAATAGTCCTGTTCCCGTGAGCAAGCGGGGTAGACACCAATGAGGGAACCGCACGGTAGATTCACCGGCGGTCAAATTGGAGCGTAGCGGCTGAATGGAAGCTCACACCCAGTTTAATTGTCTATTTTAatgtatatcaataaaagttaattattagtATTAGATCACATACCTTTCCCTTCTTCCCTTCCTTCATACATATAGCTTTAATGGGTGGTGCACACCAATGTGATCTGTTGACAATCCTGTGAGATAGGTGGTCATCTAGACATTTCCCTAAATTATGTCTAATAAACGTTGTCATATAATGGCAAAGCTTCACCCTTTCATTTCAGGCCGTACAGGTCTCTTAAAAATGTTTCCCAAGTTCCTTTACAAAGTACATGTCTACTCCTGGGGCACCGCTATGTACTTGGAATAAACAGTACACCAAGAGTGTCATGATGAGGCATAGGATAACAACAATTGGCTATCCCTTTCtagatttaaagtgtagctaaacgtttgacaaacttctaacatgtcatagggacatgtcagaagtttgtattggtgggggtccgagcacggagacccccaccaatcgctagaacgaagcagctgaagcgatcatgtgagtgctgagccgcttcgtgtctgttcatctttttccggaaagccgatgtttcagagtacgggctcatagactttctattgagtccgtacaccgatacatttatttccggaaaaagtcgaacagacacgaagcggctaagcgctcacacgaacacttcagctgcttcattctagcaattggtgggggtctcagtgctcggacccccaccaatccaaacttctgacatgtccctatgacatgtcagaagtttgtcaaacgtttagctacactttaagcgagAACAGGATGCCTTCTCCATCCCTTGTTTATCTCCCTCCCCAACCTACCCGCCATCTTCCTTATACCTCCTCATTTTCTCTATTTTACACATCCACATAATTGCCTCAGTTTGGACCATAATAGACAATGAACAGCCACAGATGTCTCTTAAGATCCTGATCTGATGCCAAAAACCCTAGCATAACATGATGGCAAATAATTACAGAATCATGAGAAATTAGGTTTCTTCTTTTGtaaacttgttaaaaaaaaaaagctaggtGACAACTTCTATGAGAGCTGTGATGGAAACTATATTGCTTTTTACTTAGCTGtccaataaataaatataatggtTGAATAGAATGTTTAATAATTTGATAGAAGAGGAGTCCCAAGGACAATCTATTTAAAAATgcttttctcaattttttttttctacttgtaCACTTGACTTCCTTTTTTAGGCTACAGCAGCTGGAGCGCATGGGATTTCCCACAGAATCAGCAGTTGTTGCATTAGCTGCCACAGGAAAAGTGGAGAGAGCAGTGTCCCTTCTTGTGGAAGGAGAAATTGGTGGAGACATTACAGTGGCTAATGAAAGACCATCTTCTCGAGGACAGCTAAACACAGCTGATACAGGACACTTAAACCCATGATACATGAACTTTAAATACTTTTAAAtatttgtaaaagaaaaaacattctTAAGAGccatttacttaaagaggctctgtcaccacattataagtggcctatgttCTACGTAatgtgatcggcgatgtaatgtggattacaacaatgttttttatttagaaaaactataatttttgacggagttacgaaatattttagctttatgctaatgactttcttaatgctcaactgggcgtgttttactttttgaccaagtgggcgttgtggagagaagtgtatgacactgaccaatcagcgtcatacacttctctccattcatttacacagcacatgtcCTGACACGTTTGTGGTTTATTTACAGCACAacaagtgtaatctcgctgtaaatgtcagattacagcgtaatctcgcgagactacgcttgctgtgctgtaaatcaaccacaaacgttagtgaagtgtcaggattctgaatagacatcacgtcctggctggtagtgatgtccactcactgtcaggacacttcagaaacattaatgtgtgtgtatgtggctgcacatagtgatctagtaagatcactatgtgctgtgtaaattaatggagagaagtgtatgacgctgattggtcagcagaaaaagcatggttgaacagcagcacacgtctcccaaatttcaatcaatatgttattTTATTGGACTGTGGCTGCTGACCGGTGCCGGTTAACCCACCGCACGGTCTCCGTCACATTGCCGTTCTGCCCATTACGGGAGCAGTGTCCTGCTGCCCCGCTCCCGGACGCGGCGTGTTTGCCGGGTCCTGCATCGTCCGGAGTGAGTCTGACAATTCAATGACTCACTTACACTGCTGCTCCAGCTGACACCTGGGTGTCGTTGTATTACACCAGCCTTAGCTGTCTTTCACGCTACTGCTCCGGCACTAGGAGCACTATCGTGGGGGATTAGTTGGCTGGTACTTGTACACATTGTGCCGCCCGCTAACCGGATGGCGGCACACTCATGAAATGATACAAATTTAACAGTAACAATTACTGACAGCATACATCCAAGGTCTATAAGTTGAAATAGCTGCTATACAATCACCTACCGGCCTCGTGGAGACCTGTCACAGCTGACTGTTTAACAGTTGGTCCCGGCCGGCTCCAATTGCGAGCATATCTCGCTCTTCACGCTGCTGCTCCAGCTGACAACTGGGTACTGTTACATTAGACAAGCCTTAGCTGTCTTCCACGATACTGCCCTAGGAGCGCTATAGTGGGGGATTAGTTGGCTGGTACTTATTCAGACTGCTATCTGCAAGGCGGCACACTCATAAATTGATAAATTTAACAACAACAATTATTGACAGCATACAttcaaggcttaaagaggctctgtcaccagattttgcaacccctatctgctattgcagcagataggcgctgcaatgtagattacagtaacgtttttatttttaaaaaacgagcatttttggccaatttatgaccatttttgtagttatgcaaatgaggcttgcaaaagtccaagtgggtgtgtttaaaagtccaagtgggcgtgtattaggtgcgtacatcggggcgtttttaatacttttactagctgggcgctctgatgagaagtatcatccacttctcttcagaacgcccagcttctggcagtgcagacacagcgtgttctcgagagatcacactgtgtcgtcactcacaggtcctgcatcgtgtcagacgagcgaggacaccggcaccagaggctacagttgattctgcagcagcatcagcatttgcaggtaagtagctacatcgacttacctgctaacgccgatgctgctgctgaatcaactgaagcctctggtgccggtgtcctcgctcgtctgacacgatgcaggacctgtgagtgacgtcacagcgtgatctctcgagaacatgctgtgtctgcactgccagaagctgggcgttctgaagagaagtggatgatacttctcatcagaacgcccagctagtaaaagtattaaaaacgccccgatgtacgcacctaatacacgcccacttggacttttgcaagcttcatttgcataactacaaaaatggtcataaattggccaaaaatgctcgttttttaaaaataaaaacgttactgtaatctacattgcagcgcctatctgctgcaatagcagataggggttgcaaaatctggtgacagagcctctttaaagttgaaATAGCTGCTATATACTTACCTACTGGCTTCGTGGAGACCTGTCACAGCTGACTGTCCAAGAGTTGGTCCCGGCCGGCTTCAATTGCGAGCATATCTCGCTCTTCACTACATAATGTTCACTGTATTGCTGGCAGCTGGAACTTATCCATACTGTGCTGCTTGTTAAAATTGGCAGCACAGGATGCAATGTAATTTCCACAGTCACTTAAATTGAAGTATACAGTCAATGTGAATTCCACTACAAGACACATTACTATACCTGCTAACTGGCCaaagggtatgtgagtttgggggtcactcgcaCATACCTATTTGCATCATCGGATTTTTAATCTTATTGTCAATTTTATAGCATAccaataaaagttacatattaatAGATCACAAGCCTCCCTCCTTTCCCCTTTCTCCTCAATACACAGATATATCAACCAGGTGGTGTACACCATTGTGATCAAATCTCAATTCA
Proteins encoded in this window:
- the RHBDD3 gene encoding rhomboid domain-containing protein 3; the protein is MMRLALGTGPPLGCLLLMLLLLLGSIILSCSDFVLHLETLQEIWDGHRLFTHVLCATDNLLLVLSLVLFPLLFWRMEERLGTLYFLQLSCVCTLCSAILYLLLSLLLPLTAVPASGYLATQLALLVAKHKAVTWRLGKMSFMLPYGILIMTPLLFPDSSLLFHICGIISGLATRAGLLRHLELPVSRREALDSMHLCNCLTYFNLARFIPTQEESSLLYEVNSRAEERLPFTYTDAYDVLSTDLPIGGVTMHTSNVTNVRETSVWLGNRVSLEEEMFEAGILASMREYEEQEKLKQQPTLNKSSVSALRLQQLERMGFPTESAVVALAATGKVERAVSLLVEGEIGGDITVANERPSSRGQLNTADTGHLNP